Proteins encoded within one genomic window of Spiribacter curvatus:
- the sufD gene encoding Fe-S cluster assembly protein SufD, translating into MEAVAQSKSVYLESFEQLGEQGPNWLRALHERGIHAFEARGFPGSREEAWRKTNLRPVTQTHFPVADSQGVAPKALVERLGDLGDSYHLVFVDGRLASDISDLSDLAKGLTVTPFSQYEDHPPERLTAALGRRVDIDWHPFAALNTAFFVDGAYIHVARGAMIEKPITITHIITAEADQRAVYPRLVVEAEDGAEVRVVERFIGDDQASTLVCPVSELSAGQNTILDYSRLQEDGATVMNIGTVNLAAQRDASLRGAFVADGGRLGRVDLIADLEGEGGEIDCNGIYLTEERQFIDFHTWFNHRSENCFSRQRFKGILQDRSETVFDGLVKVFEGAQKTDAVQENRNLVLGKRALAHSNPRLEIFADDVKCTHGSTVGELDEEALFYLRTRGISAEGAKGMLTLAFAGEIVDMFRVTGVRDHVRRVLMRRLGVDDADIGEIL; encoded by the coding sequence ATGGAAGCAGTCGCGCAGTCAAAGAGCGTTTACCTCGAGTCGTTCGAGCAGCTCGGCGAGCAGGGGCCGAACTGGCTCCGTGCCCTCCACGAACGCGGCATCCACGCCTTCGAGGCCCGTGGATTCCCCGGTTCGCGGGAGGAGGCATGGCGCAAGACCAATCTGCGGCCGGTGACTCAGACGCACTTTCCGGTGGCCGATTCGCAGGGCGTTGCCCCGAAGGCACTGGTGGAGCGCCTCGGGGATCTCGGTGATAGCTATCATCTGGTCTTTGTCGATGGTCGATTGGCCTCGGATATCTCCGATCTCTCAGACCTCGCCAAAGGGCTGACCGTGACGCCGTTCAGTCAGTACGAGGATCATCCGCCGGAGCGGTTGACCGCGGCGCTGGGCCGTCGCGTTGATATCGACTGGCATCCGTTCGCGGCGCTCAATACGGCGTTTTTCGTGGACGGTGCCTATATCCATGTCGCCCGCGGCGCAATGATTGAAAAGCCGATCACCATCACGCATATCATTACCGCCGAAGCGGATCAGCGGGCGGTCTACCCGCGGCTGGTCGTGGAGGCCGAGGATGGCGCCGAAGTGCGTGTGGTGGAGCGCTTCATCGGAGACGACCAGGCGAGCACGCTGGTCTGTCCGGTCAGCGAGCTGTCGGCGGGGCAGAATACAATCCTCGACTACAGCCGACTCCAGGAAGACGGGGCCACGGTGATGAATATCGGAACCGTCAATCTCGCCGCTCAGCGCGATGCCTCCCTGCGGGGTGCGTTCGTCGCCGACGGGGGACGTCTTGGCCGGGTTGACCTGATCGCCGATCTCGAGGGCGAGGGCGGTGAGATTGACTGCAACGGCATCTATCTCACTGAAGAGCGGCAGTTCATCGACTTCCACACCTGGTTCAACCACCGTAGTGAGAACTGCTTCAGTCGTCAGCGCTTCAAGGGCATCCTCCAGGATCGCTCGGAGACGGTGTTTGACGGACTGGTCAAGGTGTTCGAGGGTGCACAGAAGACCGATGCCGTGCAGGAAAATCGCAATCTGGTGCTCGGCAAGCGCGCGCTTGCCCACTCCAACCCGCGGCTCGAGATCTTCGCGGACGACGTCAAGTGCACGCACGGATCCACCGTGGGTGAGCTCGACGAGGAAGCGTTGTTCTATCTGCGGACCCGCGGGATCAGCGCCGAGGGCGCAAAGGGCATGCTGACCCTGGCGTTCGCCGGCGAGATTGTCGACATGTTCCGTGTCACGGGCGTCCGTGATCACGTCCGGCGAGTGCTGATGCGCCGTCTGGGTGTCGATGATGCGGATATTGGGGAGATCCTTTGA
- the sufC gene encoding Fe-S cluster assembly ATPase SufC: MALLEIRNLHVNVEGTEILKGVDLTIDTGKVHAIMGPNGGGKSTLAKALVGDEAYEITEGEVLYNGKDLLEMDPEVRAREGVFLGFQYPVEIPGVSNTYFLKAAVNAMRKHRGEGEIDAMAFLELVRERAKRVKLDETLLQRPVNEGFSGGEKKRNEIFHMSVLEPNLGILDETDSGLDIDALRIVSEGVNAMRDGERSFMVITHYQRLLQHIVPDVVHVLVDGRIVKTGGKELALELEEKGYEGFDEAAA; the protein is encoded by the coding sequence ACGTGGAGGGCACCGAAATCCTCAAGGGTGTCGATCTCACGATCGATACCGGCAAGGTGCACGCGATCATGGGACCCAACGGCGGCGGCAAGAGCACGCTCGCCAAGGCCCTGGTGGGCGATGAGGCCTACGAGATCACCGAAGGGGAAGTCCTCTATAACGGCAAGGACCTGCTCGAGATGGATCCCGAGGTGCGTGCCCGTGAAGGCGTGTTCCTCGGCTTCCAGTATCCGGTGGAGATCCCGGGTGTTTCCAATACCTACTTTCTCAAGGCCGCGGTCAACGCCATGCGCAAGCACCGGGGTGAGGGCGAGATCGATGCGATGGCATTCCTCGAGCTCGTCCGCGAGCGCGCCAAGCGCGTCAAGCTTGACGAGACCCTGCTCCAGCGGCCCGTGAACGAGGGCTTCTCCGGCGGTGAGAAAAAGCGCAACGAAATCTTCCACATGTCGGTGCTGGAACCCAACCTCGGTATCCTCGATGAGACCGACTCCGGGCTTGATATCGATGCGCTGCGGATTGTCTCCGAGGGGGTCAATGCGATGCGTGATGGCGAGCGCTCGTTCATGGTGATCACCCACTATCAGCGTTTGCTCCAGCACATCGTCCCCGACGTGGTTCATGTGCTCGTGGATGGCCGTATCGTCAAGACCGGCGGCAAGGAGCTTGCGCTGGAGCTTGAGGAGAAGGGCTACGAGGGATTTGACGAGGCCGCGGCCTGA